A genomic segment from bacterium encodes:
- a CDS encoding cytochrome c oxidase subunit 3 family protein: MAELAAHAHHDVNVAHQFDDAEQQKESVTVGMWAFLVNEVMFFGGLFGLYIVYRFLHPTAFQHASHHLDVTLGTFNTAVLIGSSLTMALAVHAAQMSHNRFRQIFWVMATVVLGSVFLGVKVYEYYHKWVDHLIPGPNFHWPDAGEAHAVQIFYSLYFAMTGLHALHMIIGVGIMAWLMWAMWKGRFGPAYHNPVEVCGLYWHFVDIVWIFLFPLLYLIGRH; the protein is encoded by the coding sequence TTGGCTGAGCTCGCTGCACACGCGCACCACGACGTCAACGTCGCGCATCAGTTCGACGACGCCGAGCAGCAGAAGGAGTCCGTCACCGTCGGGATGTGGGCATTCCTCGTCAACGAGGTGATGTTCTTCGGCGGGCTGTTCGGCCTCTACATCGTCTACCGCTTCCTCCACCCCACCGCGTTCCAGCACGCGTCGCACCACCTCGACGTCACGCTCGGCACCTTCAACACCGCCGTCCTGATCGGCTCGAGCCTCACGATGGCGCTCGCCGTCCACGCGGCGCAGATGAGCCACAACCGCTTCCGCCAGATCTTCTGGGTGATGGCGACCGTCGTGCTCGGCAGCGTGTTCCTCGGCGTGAAGGTCTACGAGTACTACCACAAGTGGGTGGACCACCTGATCCCGGGTCCGAACTTCCACTGGCCGGACGCCGGCGAAGCGCACGCCGTGCAGATATTCTACTCGCTCTACTTCGCGATGACCGGTCTGCACGCGCTGCACATGATCATCGGCGTCGGCATCATGGCCTGGCTCATGTGGGCGATGTGGAAGGGCCGCTTCGGGCCGGCCTACCACAACCCGGTCGAGGTCTGCGGCCTGTACTGGCACTTCGTCGACATCGTCTGGATCTTCCTCTTCCCCCTCCTCTACCTCATCGGTCGTCACTGA
- the ctaD gene encoding cytochrome c oxidase subunit I, translated as MNTAIDTRPKDEPTTYLNADYTVRSWLLTVDHKRIAILYLVSISIFFLVGAIFAGLIRLELLTPRGDLVQSDTYNKLFTMHGVVMIFFFLVPSIPAVLGNFLIPLMIGARDLAFPRINLLSWYIFMIGAGFALYAMITGGLDTGWTFYTPFSTSASTTNVIPAALGVFITGFSSILTGLNFIVTIHTMRAPGLTWMRLPLFVWAHYATSLIMILGTPVLAITILLVAVERGLHLGFFDPKLGGDPILFQHLFWFYSHPAVYIMILPGMGVISELVTAFSRKRVFGYAFIAVSSLMIAVLGFVVWGHHMFTSGQSVYVGMVFSFLSMAVAIPSAVKVFNWTATLYKGSVSWDSPMLYALGFIGLFTIGGLTGLFLATLGLDVHVHDTYFVVAHFHYVMVGGAIMAYLGGIHFWWPKITGRMYPEALAKVAGVIVFLGFNLTFFPQFIVGYLGMPRRYHVYPDEFQVLNVMSTAGATILGIGYLLPMLYLPWSLRFGERAIANPWGAAGLEWETASPPPTENFVRTPIVTAEAYDYETSVQFPPAPANGSMKEAAVG; from the coding sequence ATGAACACCGCCATCGACACGCGGCCGAAGGACGAGCCCACGACCTATCTCAACGCGGACTACACCGTCCGCTCGTGGCTGCTCACCGTCGACCACAAGCGGATCGCGATCCTCTACCTCGTCTCGATCTCGATCTTCTTCCTGGTCGGCGCCATCTTCGCCGGTCTGATCCGGCTCGAGCTGCTCACGCCGCGCGGCGACCTCGTCCAGAGCGACACCTACAACAAGCTCTTCACCATGCACGGCGTGGTGATGATCTTCTTCTTCCTGGTCCCGTCGATCCCGGCGGTGCTCGGCAACTTCCTGATCCCGCTGATGATCGGAGCGCGCGACCTCGCCTTCCCGCGCATCAACCTCCTCAGCTGGTACATCTTCATGATCGGCGCCGGCTTCGCGCTGTACGCCATGATCACGGGCGGCCTCGACACCGGTTGGACCTTCTACACGCCGTTCAGCACCTCGGCCTCGACGACCAACGTCATCCCGGCCGCGCTCGGCGTCTTCATCACCGGCTTCTCGTCGATCCTCACGGGCCTCAACTTCATCGTGACGATCCACACGATGCGGGCGCCCGGCCTCACCTGGATGCGCCTGCCCCTCTTCGTGTGGGCGCACTATGCGACGAGCCTGATCATGATCCTCGGCACTCCGGTGCTGGCGATCACCATCCTGCTCGTGGCCGTCGAGCGCGGGCTGCACCTCGGCTTCTTCGATCCGAAGCTCGGCGGCGACCCGATCCTGTTCCAGCACCTGTTCTGGTTCTACTCGCACCCCGCCGTCTACATCATGATCCTCCCGGGCATGGGCGTGATCAGCGAGCTGGTCACGGCCTTCTCGCGCAAGCGCGTGTTCGGCTACGCGTTCATCGCGGTCTCGAGCCTCATGATCGCCGTGCTCGGCTTCGTCGTGTGGGGCCACCACATGTTCACGAGCGGCCAGTCGGTCTACGTCGGCATGGTGTTCTCCTTCCTGTCGATGGCCGTCGCGATTCCCTCGGCGGTGAAGGTCTTCAACTGGACGGCCACGCTCTACAAGGGTTCCGTCTCTTGGGACTCGCCGATGCTGTACGCGCTCGGCTTCATCGGCCTGTTCACGATCGGCGGCCTCACCGGCCTCTTCCTCGCGACGCTCGGCCTCGACGTGCACGTGCACGACACGTACTTCGTCGTCGCGCACTTCCACTACGTGATGGTGGGCGGTGCGATCATGGCCTACCTCGGCGGCATCCACTTCTGGTGGCCGAAGATCACCGGCCGGATGTACCCCGAGGCGCTGGCGAAGGTCGCGGGCGTGATCGTGTTCCTCGGGTTCAACCTCACGTTCTTCCCGCAGTTCATCGTGGGCTACCTCGGCATGCCGCGGCGCTACCACGTGTATCCGGACGAGTTCCAGGTGCTGAACGTGATGTCGACGGCCGGCGCGACCATCCTCGGGATCGGGTACCTGCTGCCGATGCTCTACCTGCCCTGGTCGCTGCGCTTCGGAGAGCGCGCCATCGCGAATCCGTGGGGCGCCGCGGGCCTCGAGTGGGAGACGGCCTCGCCGCCGCCCACCGAGAACTTCGTCCGCACGCCGATCGTCACCGCCGAGGCCTACGACTACGAGACGTCGGTGCAATTCCCGCCCGCTCCGGCGAACGGGTCCATGAAGGAGGCCGCCGTTGGCTGA
- the coxB gene encoding cytochrome c oxidase subunit II, which translates to MNDFRLFPVQASTLAPQVDYLFFFLVALTVFFTVAIAATIVAFMIRFKRRSHDERPHGIHGSNLLEFAWSIIPFIISIGIFGWGAVLYANIRRPPDDALYVNVVGKQWMWKVQHMEGRREINELHIPVGKPVQVTLASEDVIHSFYVPAFRTKMDAVPGRYTLTWFEATQPGEYHLFCAEYCGTLHSGMIGKIIAMDPPAFQAWLAGDKGVSVAEAGAQLFQQQGCASCHLGGPGARGPLLGGIFGKTVKLTDGRTVTVDDNYLRESILNPQAKLVEGYQPIMPTFQGLLSEESVMQLIAYVKSLPPAGAEAPSSAKAHSGAEAH; encoded by the coding sequence ATGAATGACTTCCGGTTGTTCCCCGTGCAGGCGTCGACCCTGGCGCCGCAGGTCGACTACCTCTTCTTCTTCCTCGTCGCCCTGACGGTCTTCTTCACCGTGGCGATCGCGGCGACGATCGTCGCGTTCATGATCCGCTTCAAGCGGCGCAGCCACGACGAGCGGCCGCACGGCATCCACGGCTCGAACCTGCTCGAGTTCGCCTGGTCGATCATCCCCTTCATCATCTCGATCGGCATCTTCGGCTGGGGCGCCGTGCTGTACGCCAACATCCGCCGGCCGCCCGACGACGCGCTGTACGTGAACGTCGTCGGCAAGCAGTGGATGTGGAAGGTCCAGCACATGGAGGGCCGGCGGGAGATCAACGAGCTCCACATCCCGGTCGGCAAGCCCGTGCAGGTGACGCTGGCGTCCGAGGACGTGATCCACAGCTTCTACGTGCCGGCGTTCCGCACCAAGATGGACGCCGTGCCGGGTCGCTACACCCTCACCTGGTTCGAGGCGACGCAGCCCGGCGAGTATCACCTGTTCTGCGCCGAGTACTGCGGCACGCTGCACTCCGGGATGATCGGCAAGATCATCGCGATGGACCCGCCCGCCTTCCAGGCGTGGCTGGCCGGCGACAAGGGCGTCTCCGTCGCGGAGGCGGGCGCGCAGCTCTTCCAGCAGCAGGGCTGCGCCTCGTGCCACCTCGGGGGGCCGGGCGCCCGCGGCCCGCTGCTCGGCGGCATCTTCGGCAAGACGGTGAAACTGACCGACGGACGCACGGTCACCGTCGACGACAACTACCTGCGCGAGTCGATCCTCAACCCGCAGGCGAAGCTCGTCGAGGGCTATCAGCCGATCATGCCGACCTTCCAGGGTCTGCTCAGCGAGGAGAGCGTGATGCAGCTCATCGCATACGTGAAGTCGCTGCCGCCCGCGGGCGCGGAGGCGCCGTCGAGTGCGAAGGCGCACTCAGGCGCGGAGGCCCACTGA
- a CDS encoding SCO family protein, giving the protein MRRAPLVLAAALACTLAGGRPAGAFKDGTPGAGGAAPGAVGGPKASDGRPEILRDVTFDQKLGTTLDLDAVFRDEDGKPITLREASGGKPMLLVPAYYECPMLCTIVLNGVVRMMRALPFDAGDTYTTVTFSFDPNEGAELAKKKQATYLENYRRPNGAKGWRFLTGDAESIRTVTEAIGFRYAWDEASRQFAHASGIVVVTPEGRLSHYFYGVEFAPRDVRLALVEASEERIGTFVDQLLLFCFHYDPATGRYSKVAMSAVRAGGVLTLLAIGSFLFVMIRRERRAQPDREVRSS; this is encoded by the coding sequence GTGAGACGCGCCCCCTTGGTCCTCGCCGCCGCCCTGGCGTGCACGCTGGCGGGCGGGCGCCCGGCCGGCGCCTTCAAGGACGGTACGCCCGGCGCGGGCGGTGCCGCACCCGGGGCCGTCGGCGGCCCGAAGGCCTCCGACGGCCGGCCGGAGATCCTCCGCGACGTCACCTTCGATCAGAAGCTCGGCACCACGCTCGACCTCGACGCGGTCTTCCGCGACGAGGACGGCAAGCCGATCACGCTGCGCGAGGCGTCCGGCGGTAAGCCGATGCTGCTGGTGCCGGCGTACTACGAGTGCCCGATGCTGTGCACCATCGTCCTCAACGGCGTCGTGCGCATGATGCGCGCCCTGCCCTTCGACGCCGGCGACACCTACACGACGGTCACGTTCAGCTTCGACCCGAACGAGGGCGCCGAGCTGGCCAAGAAGAAGCAGGCGACTTACCTCGAGAACTACCGGCGGCCGAACGGGGCGAAGGGCTGGCGCTTCCTCACCGGCGACGCGGAGAGCATCCGCACGGTGACCGAGGCCATCGGCTTCCGCTACGCGTGGGACGAGGCGAGCAGGCAGTTCGCGCATGCGAGCGGCATCGTCGTCGTCACCCCGGAGGGTCGGCTGTCGCACTACTTCTACGGGGTCGAGTTCGCGCCCCGTGACGTGCGCCTGGCGCTCGTCGAGGCTTCCGAGGAGCGCATCGGCACGTTCGTCGATCAGCTGCTCCTCTTCTGCTTCCACTACGACCCCGCGACCGGGCGCTACAGCAAGGTGGCGATGAGCGCCGTGCGCGCCGGCGGGGTCCTGACGCTGCTCGCGATCGGCAGCTTCCTCTTCGTCATGATCCGTCGCGAGCGCCGCGCTCAGCCGGACCGGGAGGTCCGCTCGTCATGA
- a CDS encoding cytochrome c, translated as MARRPLLALLALCLPFGVACRSDMQNQPKYLPLQPSGLFANGDSSRPLIDGTVARNSIITPTPWSSGKDAGGDFVREAPVPVTTDLVARGHQRYDIYCSPCHDRTGAGGGMIVLRGYKRPPSFHVERLRNEPDGYYFDVITNGFGIMPNYAQQIPIADRWAITTYIRALQLSQTATLADVPAAERTKLDAEAH; from the coding sequence ATGGCCCGCCGTCCCCTGCTCGCCCTCCTGGCGCTGTGCCTGCCCTTCGGCGTGGCCTGCCGCTCGGACATGCAGAATCAGCCGAAGTACCTGCCGCTCCAGCCGAGCGGCCTGTTCGCGAACGGCGATTCGTCGCGGCCGCTCATCGACGGGACGGTGGCGCGCAACAGCATCATCACGCCGACGCCGTGGAGTTCCGGCAAGGACGCCGGCGGCGACTTCGTGCGCGAGGCGCCGGTGCCCGTCACCACCGACCTCGTCGCCCGCGGCCACCAGCGCTACGACATCTACTGCTCGCCCTGCCACGACCGCACCGGCGCCGGCGGCGGCATGATCGTGCTGCGCGGCTACAAGCGTCCGCCGTCGTTCCACGTCGAGCGGCTGCGCAACGAGCCCGACGGCTACTACTTCGACGTCATCACCAACGGCTTCGGCATCATGCCGAACTACGCCCAGCAGATCCCCATCGCCGACCGCTGGGCGATCACGACGTACATCCGAGCGCTTCAGCTGAGCCAGACGGCGACCCTGGCCGACGTCCCCGCCGCCGAGCGGACCAAGCTGGACGCGGAGGCCCACTGA
- a CDS encoding DUF3341 domain-containing protein, with translation MTRAPIFGIMAEFADLSGLMRAAHHTWQAGYRRVDAYTPFPVEELGEMFEGHHSRLPLLVLLGGIIGGVGGFALCYWTSVIDYPIVVGGRPFNSWPSFIPITFECTILGAALAAVVGMIVLNGLPLHYHPVFNVPGFERATQDRFFLCIESDDPLFDREATRRFLERQTPTKVSEVEH, from the coding sequence ATGACGCGCGCGCCGATCTTCGGGATCATGGCGGAGTTCGCCGACCTCTCGGGGTTGATGCGGGCCGCCCACCACACCTGGCAGGCGGGCTACCGCCGCGTCGACGCCTACACGCCCTTCCCCGTCGAGGAGCTGGGCGAGATGTTCGAAGGGCATCACAGCCGGCTCCCGCTCCTCGTGCTCCTGGGCGGCATCATCGGCGGCGTCGGCGGCTTCGCGCTCTGCTACTGGACCTCGGTCATCGACTACCCGATCGTCGTCGGCGGCCGCCCGTTCAACAGCTGGCCGAGCTTCATCCCGATCACCTTCGAGTGCACGATCCTCGGGGCCGCGCTCGCGGCCGTGGTCGGCATGATCGTGCTCAACGGGCTGCCCCTGCACTATCACCCCGTCTTCAACGTGCCGGGCTTCGAGCGCGCCACGCAGGACCGCTTCTTCCTCTGCATCGAGTCCGACGATCCGCTGTTCGATCGTGAGGCGACGCGCCGGTTCCTCGAGCGCCAGACGCCCACCAAGGTCTCCGAGGTGGAACACTGA
- the nrfD gene encoding polysulfide reductase NrfD, translating into MRPEPLVTTEPEAPPNPLIGPGHTIRSITDKISEIVLGGKTPYSWFIGFGIGFLLLNLMLLTITNLLFRGIGIWGPNVPVGWGFDIINFVWWIGIGHAGTLISAILLLLRQTWRQSINRFAEAMTLFAVAAAGMYPLLHTGRPWLDYWLFPYPNTMGIWPNFRSPLIWDVFAISTYATVSMLFWYVGLIPDLATLRDRAKSKVSAMLYGAFALGWRGSARHWSRYETASLLLAALSTPLVLSVHTIVSFDFAVGLIPGWHATVFPPYFVAGAIYAGFAMVLTLAIPLRWIYGLNDFITDKHLNLMGRVTLATGLVVAYGYMVEAFMAWYSGNIYEAYMMYNRFVGPYAAMYWALILCNVLVPQALWFQRVRSSTVALMVVAMFVNVGMWLERYVIIVVSLSRDFMPSSWGLYEGTRWDYGMFIGTMGLFLTMFFLFIRFLPMISIFEMRNMVPDGQLKEEDHAA; encoded by the coding sequence GTGAGACCGGAGCCGCTCGTCACGACGGAGCCCGAGGCTCCCCCGAACCCGCTGATCGGACCGGGTCACACGATCCGGAGCATCACCGACAAGATCAGCGAAATCGTCTTGGGCGGGAAGACGCCCTACTCCTGGTTCATCGGCTTCGGCATCGGCTTCCTGCTGCTGAACCTGATGCTGCTCACGATCACGAACCTGCTCTTCCGCGGGATCGGCATCTGGGGCCCCAACGTTCCCGTCGGCTGGGGCTTCGACATCATCAACTTCGTCTGGTGGATCGGCATCGGCCACGCCGGCACGCTGATCTCGGCGATCCTCCTCCTGCTGCGTCAGACGTGGCGGCAGTCGATCAACCGCTTCGCCGAGGCGATGACGCTCTTCGCGGTGGCCGCCGCCGGCATGTACCCGCTGCTGCACACCGGCCGTCCGTGGCTCGACTACTGGCTGTTCCCCTACCCGAACACGATGGGGATCTGGCCGAACTTCCGCAGCCCCCTCATCTGGGACGTGTTCGCGATCTCGACCTACGCGACCGTCTCGATGCTCTTCTGGTACGTCGGCCTCATCCCCGACCTCGCGACGCTGCGCGATCGCGCGAAGAGCAAAGTGAGCGCGATGCTCTACGGCGCCTTCGCGCTCGGCTGGCGCGGCTCGGCGCGACACTGGTCGCGGTACGAGACGGCGTCGCTCCTCCTGGCCGCGCTCTCCACGCCGCTAGTGCTGTCCGTGCACACGATCGTGTCGTTCGACTTCGCCGTCGGCCTGATCCCCGGCTGGCACGCGACGGTCTTCCCGCCCTACTTCGTCGCCGGCGCCATCTACGCCGGCTTTGCGATGGTGCTGACGCTGGCGATCCCACTGCGCTGGATCTACGGCCTCAACGACTTCATCACCGACAAGCACCTCAACCTGATGGGCCGGGTGACGCTCGCGACGGGCCTCGTCGTCGCCTACGGCTACATGGTCGAGGCCTTCATGGCCTGGTACAGCGGCAACATCTACGAGGCGTACATGATGTACAACCGCTTCGTAGGCCCCTACGCGGCGATGTACTGGGCGCTGATCCTCTGCAACGTCCTCGTGCCGCAGGCCCTGTGGTTCCAGCGCGTGCGCAGCAGCACGGTCGCCCTGATGGTCGTGGCGATGTTCGTGAACGTCGGCATGTGGCTCGAGCGCTACGTCATCATCGTCGTCAGCCTGAGCCGCGACTTCATGCCGTCCTCGTGGGGCCTCTACGAGGGAACCCGGTGGGACTACGGCATGTTCATCGGCACGATGGGCCTCTTCCTCACCATGTTCTTCCTGTTCATCCGCTTCCTGCCGATGATCTCCATCTTCGAGATGCGGAACATGGTCCCTGACGGGCAGCTCAAAGAGGAGGATCACGCGGCATGA